Proteins from a genomic interval of Pseudomonas sp. RC10:
- a CDS encoding HAD-IA family hydrolase → MNIAGVIFDCDGTLVDSERLAAGLLRDILQEHRVTLTLDEVLERFRGVQFALCMEGLCRDYPWLPNLEIVNSFRARTLPLLQAELEEMPGAVDFVRSLSLPKCVASNGPRSKIETCLSTVGLLDVFHGLIVSAYEVDAWKPSPILIEHAADLLGLKPEECLLVEDSIPGVMAGLGAGAQVAGYGDTDFSDFEDHVNFHPVKNFGELRELVQRIS, encoded by the coding sequence TTGAACATTGCAGGCGTCATTTTCGACTGCGACGGAACCCTGGTGGACAGCGAGCGGCTGGCTGCGGGGCTTTTGCGCGACATATTGCAGGAACACCGGGTCACCCTGACCCTTGATGAAGTGCTGGAACGCTTCCGTGGCGTGCAATTCGCGCTGTGCATGGAAGGCCTGTGCCGCGATTACCCGTGGCTGCCCAACCTCGAAATCGTCAACAGTTTCCGGGCGCGCACTCTTCCGCTGTTGCAGGCCGAACTCGAAGAAATGCCCGGTGCGGTGGACTTCGTGCGCAGCCTGTCCCTGCCCAAATGCGTGGCATCGAACGGCCCGCGCAGCAAAATCGAAACCTGCCTGAGCACGGTCGGTCTGCTGGACGTGTTTCATGGCCTGATCGTCAGCGCGTACGAAGTGGATGCGTGGAAACCGTCGCCCATTCTTATCGAGCATGCGGCCGATTTGCTGGGCCTGAAACCGGAGGAATGCCTGTTGGTGGAAGACAGCATCCCCGGCGTCATGGCGGGGCTCGGCGCAGGCGCGCAAGTGGCCGGGTATGGCGACACGGATTTTTCGGACTTCGAAGACCACGTCAACTTTCACCCGGTGAAAAATTTCGGTGAGCTGCGGGAATTGGTGCAGCGGATCAGCTAA
- a CDS encoding GlxA family transcriptional regulator, translating to MSVERAVADIGVLIYPGAQMAAVHGLTDLFEVANRMADEQQSSQLPRLRVSHWQVDAQCEPQRVFETFASDGEGPLAAVLIPPSLMGLPGTEAMDGLSRWVLAQHGAGATIGTVCLGAFVLAQTGLLDGRAATTHWSQASPLSERFPNIKVNVDKPIIDDGDIITTAGLMAWSDLGLRLVSRLLGPGIASRTARFLVIEHSESEQEYGSNFAPILNHGDAPVLKVQHWLQSVGAVDVSVDEMARRAGLEERTFLRRFRAATGLRPTEYCQHLRVGKAREMLEFTTSTVDHIAWTVGYQDPAAFRSTFRKVTGLAPSEYRSKYGVGSQGRHPVVES from the coding sequence ATGAGCGTTGAACGGGCGGTGGCCGACATCGGGGTGCTGATTTACCCCGGCGCGCAAATGGCGGCGGTGCATGGGCTGACCGACCTGTTCGAAGTCGCCAACCGCATGGCCGACGAACAGCAGTCTTCTCAACTGCCACGGCTGCGCGTCAGTCACTGGCAGGTTGATGCGCAATGCGAACCGCAGCGGGTGTTCGAGACGTTTGCCTCGGACGGGGAGGGACCGTTGGCCGCCGTGCTGATTCCGCCCTCGTTGATGGGGCTACCGGGAACGGAGGCCATGGACGGCCTTTCGCGCTGGGTGCTGGCGCAGCATGGGGCCGGAGCGACCATCGGCACGGTGTGTCTGGGCGCTTTTGTCCTCGCTCAAACGGGGCTGCTCGACGGTCGTGCCGCGACCACCCACTGGAGTCAGGCGAGTCCTTTGAGCGAACGTTTTCCCAACATCAAGGTGAATGTGGACAAACCCATCATCGACGACGGCGACATCATCACCACGGCGGGGCTGATGGCCTGGTCCGACCTGGGGTTGCGTCTGGTGAGCCGATTGCTCGGCCCCGGGATCGCCTCCCGGACGGCACGTTTTCTGGTGATCGAACACAGCGAAAGCGAGCAGGAATACGGCAGCAACTTTGCGCCGATTCTGAACCACGGCGATGCCCCGGTGTTGAAGGTCCAGCATTGGCTGCAAAGCGTCGGTGCGGTGGACGTGTCGGTCGATGAGATGGCGCGGCGCGCCGGGCTGGAGGAGCGCACCTTTCTGCGACGCTTTCGGGCCGCAACGGGCCTGAGACCCACCGAGTATTGCCAGCATCTGCGCGTGGGCAAGGCACGGGAGATGCTCGAATTCACCACGTCCACGGTCGACCACATCGCCTGGACCGTGGGCTATCAGGATCCTGCGGCATTCCGTTCCACCTTCAGAAAAGTCACGGGACTGGCCCCCAGCGAGTACCGCAGCAAATACGGCGTTGGCTCGCAGGGGCGTCATCCCGTGGTTGAATCATGA
- a CDS encoding dienelactone hydrolase, with protein sequence MMRLCAVMVISLFSGLISVQASESENWSVGFHELTFLDPLDSQPMHAYAFYPSTDPDSVTRVQGYPIRATEDATIAMGRFPMLMLSHGNTGTPLAQHDLATSLARKGFVVVAVFHPGDNYLDHSRLGSLSNLYGRPLQISEAISAALLDPMLSPYISARRVGVIGYSAGGETALILAGAKPDLKRLRQYCIERPQDIDACKTQGELLVDREDLHAQADPRVSALMLMAPLGIMFGRQTLADVHVPVLLYSGDGDELLAIDKNAEALARKLPDVSNFKLLAGAGHFVFMAPCDDMQRATQPGLCTDAVGVDREDIHRNLSSEAVEFFGSTLGTPLSTAGMQQAAAVH encoded by the coding sequence ATGATGCGTCTTTGTGCAGTGATGGTGATTAGCCTGTTCAGCGGCCTGATTTCAGTGCAGGCCAGTGAATCGGAAAACTGGAGTGTCGGCTTTCATGAGCTGACGTTTCTTGATCCGCTGGATTCCCAGCCGATGCACGCCTACGCCTTTTACCCGTCCACCGACCCGGACAGCGTGACCCGCGTTCAGGGTTATCCGATCCGGGCCACCGAGGACGCGACCATCGCCATGGGCCGCTTCCCGATGCTCATGCTGTCCCACGGCAACACCGGCACTCCACTCGCTCAACACGACCTGGCCACGTCCTTGGCCCGTAAAGGCTTCGTGGTGGTGGCGGTTTTTCACCCCGGCGATAACTACCTCGATCACAGCCGCCTCGGCAGCTTGAGCAATCTGTATGGTCGACCGTTGCAGATCTCGGAAGCGATCAGCGCGGCGTTGCTCGACCCGATGCTTTCGCCTTACATCAGCGCCCGCCGCGTGGGCGTCATCGGCTATTCCGCCGGGGGCGAGACCGCGTTGATTCTCGCGGGGGCCAAACCTGATCTCAAACGCCTGCGCCAGTACTGTATCGAGCGTCCGCAAGACATTGACGCTTGCAAGACTCAAGGCGAATTGCTGGTGGATCGTGAGGACTTGCATGCCCAGGCGGACCCTCGCGTCAGCGCGCTGATGTTGATGGCACCGCTGGGCATCATGTTCGGGCGTCAGACCCTGGCGGATGTGCACGTGCCGGTGTTGCTGTATAGCGGCGATGGCGATGAGCTGCTGGCCATCGACAAAAATGCCGAAGCACTGGCGCGCAAGCTGCCGGACGTGTCGAACTTCAAGCTGTTGGCCGGGGCAGGGCACTTCGTGTTCATGGCGCCGTGTGACGACATGCAGCGCGCCACCCAACCGGGGCTGTGCACCGACGCCGTGGGCGTGGACCGCGAAGACATTCACCGCAACCTGAGCAGCGAGGCAGTGGAGTTCTTCGGTTCGACCCTGGGTACGCCGTTGAGCACGGCAGGCATGCAGCAGGCGGCGGCGGTGCATTAA
- a CDS encoding sodium:solute symporter family protein → MDPRITIILCLTAGYFVVMSYIGYSVRKHAKSSDGFTGGGRSFPPFLIGALLLSEFIGSSVSIGTAQKGFEAGISAAWNLVALSLGFLLLALVLAKKYRETGLNTISGILAQNYGQGTRYAASVLTICALSIVSVALYASGGAVLAAVLNIDKTLAILLVGVITVFYVSVGGMRSVVYTNFVHAVIKYIGIALALAFALSASGGIGALQAKLPATMFDFTGVGWGQIFAWMIGGVGSIFATQYVIQALVSTKDEKTAKRACFYVSSLMIPFGLMAALIGMCSAYLYPGIKSIDAFPALIAHMPTFSASLVVIGLAGALFGGISANTLASATLAMKDFYDPFFNKEKNDRKSVVFIRLAIIVIGFLPLILALFADKILLIAFLGKALRATLAVIVLMCFYAPKFGSGRGALAGVILSVFSTIGWFLAGNPYGIDSSYFALFAPLLTMAIAELLKTGRSEPQPVLNKNG, encoded by the coding sequence ATGGACCCAAGAATAACAATCATCCTGTGCTTGACCGCCGGCTACTTCGTGGTCATGTCCTACATCGGCTACAGCGTGCGCAAACACGCGAAAAGCAGCGACGGTTTCACCGGTGGCGGCCGCAGCTTTCCACCCTTTTTGATCGGTGCCCTGCTGCTCTCCGAGTTCATCGGCAGTTCGGTGAGCATCGGTACAGCACAAAAGGGTTTTGAAGCCGGGATTTCCGCGGCCTGGAACCTGGTCGCGCTGTCCCTCGGCTTTCTATTGCTGGCCTTGGTACTGGCGAAGAAATACCGCGAGACCGGCCTGAACACGATCTCCGGCATCCTCGCGCAGAACTACGGCCAAGGCACACGCTACGCCGCTTCGGTGCTGACCATCTGTGCGCTGAGCATCGTTTCCGTGGCGCTTTACGCGAGCGGCGGCGCGGTGTTGGCGGCGGTGCTGAACATCGACAAGACTCTCGCCATCCTGCTGGTGGGCGTGATCACCGTGTTCTATGTCAGCGTCGGCGGCATGCGCTCGGTGGTCTACACCAACTTCGTGCACGCCGTGATCAAATACATCGGCATCGCCCTCGCGCTGGCGTTCGCGCTGAGCGCAAGCGGTGGCATCGGCGCGCTGCAAGCCAAGCTGCCTGCGACCATGTTCGATTTCACCGGCGTGGGCTGGGGCCAGATCTTCGCGTGGATGATCGGCGGCGTTGGCTCGATCTTCGCCACCCAATACGTGATTCAAGCGCTGGTCAGCACCAAGGACGAAAAGACCGCCAAGCGCGCCTGCTTCTATGTGTCTTCGCTGATGATTCCTTTCGGCCTGATGGCCGCGCTCATCGGCATGTGCAGCGCCTACTTGTACCCCGGCATCAAATCCATCGACGCCTTCCCCGCGCTCATCGCCCACATGCCGACCTTCTCGGCGAGCCTGGTGGTGATCGGTCTGGCGGGCGCGCTGTTCGGTGGTATTTCGGCCAACACCCTCGCCTCCGCAACACTGGCGATGAAGGACTTCTACGACCCGTTCTTCAACAAAGAGAAAAACGACCGCAAATCGGTGGTGTTCATTCGTCTGGCAATCATCGTCATCGGCTTTCTGCCGTTGATCCTGGCGCTGTTCGCCGACAAGATTCTGCTGATCGCCTTCCTCGGCAAAGCCCTGCGGGCCACGCTCGCGGTGATCGTGCTGATGTGCTTCTACGCGCCAAAGTTCGGCAGCGGTCGCGGCGCACTGGCAGGCGTGATCCTGTCGGTGTTCTCGACCATCGGCTGGTTTCTGGCGGGCAATCCATACGGCATCGACAGTTCGTACTTCGCGCTTTTCGCCCCGCTGCTGACGATGGCCATCGCCGAACTGCTCAAAACCGGGCGTTCCGAACCGCAACCTGTGTTAAACAAGAACGGCTGA
- a CDS encoding putative DNA modification/repair radical SAM protein yields the protein MQLIDKLSILADAAKYDASCASSAAPKRSSEGKSGIGSSTGMGICHSYTPDGRCVSLLKILLTNFCLYDCQYCVNRRSSDVPRARFSPEEVVTLTLDFYRRNCVSGLFLSSGIIRSADYTMEQLVRVAKLLREEHEFRGYIHLKTIPEADPALIEEAGRYADRLSVNIELPTQLGLQTLAPEKEMGSIKQAMQTIYTGQQTILNEPKAPRFTPAGQSTQMIVGADDTDDSTLLHTAESLYGDYRLKRVYYSAFSPIPNSPKSVPLAAPPLMREHRLYQADFLLRGYGYSANELLSGPGHLALDIDPKLAWALEHRDIFPLDLNRAEPAMIARIPGIGIRTTKRLVELRRQRRIRYEDLTRLRCVLAKAKPFIITSDYHPRQAESSSVMLREQLRDRPQPQQMALWA from the coding sequence ATGCAGCTGATCGACAAGCTCAGCATCCTCGCTGACGCCGCCAAATACGATGCTTCCTGCGCCAGCAGTGCCGCACCCAAGCGCAGTTCCGAGGGCAAATCCGGGATCGGTTCCAGCACCGGCATGGGCATTTGCCACAGCTACACGCCTGACGGGCGCTGCGTCTCGCTGCTGAAAATCCTCCTGACCAACTTCTGCCTTTACGACTGCCAGTATTGCGTCAATCGCCGCTCCAGCGATGTGCCCCGCGCACGGTTCAGCCCGGAAGAGGTCGTGACCCTCACCCTGGATTTCTACCGCCGCAACTGCGTCAGCGGGTTGTTCCTCAGCTCCGGGATCATTCGCTCGGCGGACTACACGATGGAACAACTGGTGCGCGTCGCCAAACTGCTGCGCGAGGAACACGAGTTTCGCGGCTACATCCACCTCAAGACCATTCCCGAAGCCGACCCGGCCCTGATCGAGGAAGCCGGGCGTTATGCCGACCGCTTGAGCGTGAACATTGAGCTGCCCACCCAACTCGGCTTGCAGACACTGGCCCCCGAGAAGGAAATGGGCTCGATCAAGCAGGCCATGCAGACCATTTATACCGGCCAGCAGACGATTCTCAACGAGCCCAAGGCCCCGCGTTTTACCCCGGCTGGGCAAAGCACACAGATGATTGTCGGCGCGGATGACACTGACGACAGCACCCTGCTGCACACCGCTGAATCGCTATATGGCGATTACCGGCTCAAACGCGTCTATTACTCGGCCTTCAGCCCGATCCCCAACAGCCCGAAAAGCGTGCCTCTGGCGGCCCCGCCGCTGATGCGCGAACACCGGCTGTATCAGGCGGATTTTCTGCTCCGGGGGTATGGCTACAGTGCCAACGAGCTGCTGAGCGGACCGGGGCACCTGGCGCTCGACATCGATCCGAAGCTGGCGTGGGCGCTGGAACACCGCGATATTTTTCCGCTGGACCTCAACCGCGCCGAACCGGCGATGATCGCTCGGATTCCCGGCATCGGCATCCGCACCACCAAGCGCCTCGTCGAACTGCGTCGCCAACGGCGGATTCGTTATGAAGACCTGACCCGCCTGCGGTGCGTGCTGGCCAAGGCCAAGCCTTTCATCATCACCAGCGATTACCACCCCCGGCAGGCAGAAAGCTCCAGCGTCATGCTGCGCGAGCAGCTGCGCGACCGCCCGCAGCCTCAACAGATGGCGCTGTGGGCATGA
- a CDS encoding TIGR03915 family putative DNA repair protein — translation MIILDCDDLFETWRQQARWLLSHQINPDQVSWTVREDADLFASEHDYPDHPGPFQARVPLELIELLQNAAQYRGEQRWSVLYEVLWRVVHGDRTAMLAGDKLGSELHRRLKQVSREAHHLHAFLRFIALPVDPNPKDLAVKAALLETRSLPEYVAWHEPAHDILRTASEHFIGRLGRHRWMIATPQDGVFYDGQQLIHKRQCPDAWQALARNADDPHGELWLTYYSHIFNPARLNPKVMQGHLPARFWKNLPEGPLIPALISEARTGKQRDGQARKIGERQGKVIRAR, via the coding sequence ATGATCATTCTCGATTGCGACGATCTGTTCGAGACCTGGCGACAGCAAGCCCGCTGGTTGCTCAGTCATCAGATCAATCCGGATCAGGTGAGTTGGACCGTACGCGAAGACGCGGACCTGTTTGCCAGCGAACACGACTATCCCGATCACCCCGGCCCGTTTCAGGCGCGGGTGCCGTTGGAGCTGATCGAACTGCTGCAAAACGCAGCGCAATATCGCGGCGAACAGCGCTGGAGTGTGTTGTATGAGGTGTTGTGGCGCGTCGTTCATGGCGACCGCACGGCGATGCTCGCAGGCGACAAGCTGGGCAGCGAGCTTCACCGGAGACTGAAGCAGGTCAGCCGCGAAGCCCATCACCTGCATGCGTTTCTGCGCTTTATCGCCTTGCCCGTCGATCCGAACCCGAAGGATCTGGCCGTCAAGGCAGCACTGCTGGAAACCCGGTCATTGCCGGAATACGTGGCGTGGCATGAACCCGCACACGACATTTTGCGCACCGCCAGCGAGCATTTCATTGGCCGGTTGGGCCGTCATCGCTGGATGATCGCGACGCCCCAGGACGGCGTGTTCTACGACGGTCAGCAACTGATCCACAAGCGCCAATGCCCCGACGCCTGGCAAGCGTTGGCGCGCAACGCCGACGATCCCCACGGCGAGCTGTGGCTGACCTATTACAGCCACATCTTCAACCCCGCCCGGCTCAACCCCAAGGTCATGCAGGGCCACCTCCCTGCCCGCTTCTGGAAAAACCTGCCCGAAGGCCCGCTGATCCCCGCATTGATCAGCGAGGCACGGACGGGGAAGCAGCGGGATGGTCAAGCGAGGAAGATTGGGGAGCGTCAGGGGAAAGTGATCAGAGCGAGATAG
- a CDS encoding FMN-dependent NADH-azoreductase — MTLLHIDSSILGDHSASRQLSRSVVQSYVAAHPGTDVVYRDLASEALGHFSGTALAAAGTPAEGRDAAQNLEVDTNEATLQQFLAADVVVIGAPMYNFTIPSQLKAWIDRITVAGRTFRYTEAGPEGLCKGKKVIIVSTSGGLHVGQPTGVGHDALLKVLFGFLGVTDLEFVTAHGLAYGDEPRVAALTAAQKHIDETLFA, encoded by the coding sequence ATGACTCTTTTGCACATCGATTCCAGCATCCTCGGCGATCACTCCGCTTCGCGCCAATTGAGCCGCAGCGTCGTTCAATCCTACGTCGCCGCTCACCCTGGCACCGACGTGGTCTATCGCGATCTGGCCAGCGAAGCACTGGGTCACTTCTCCGGCACGGCGCTGGCCGCTGCGGGCACACCGGCTGAGGGCCGCGACGCCGCTCAGAACCTGGAAGTGGACACCAACGAAGCGACCCTGCAGCAATTCCTGGCGGCTGACGTCGTGGTCATCGGCGCGCCGATGTACAACTTCACCATCCCAAGCCAGCTGAAAGCCTGGATCGACCGCATCACTGTCGCTGGCCGCACGTTCCGTTACACCGAAGCCGGTCCGGAAGGCCTGTGCAAAGGCAAGAAAGTCATCATCGTCTCCACGTCGGGCGGCCTGCACGTGGGTCAACCTACCGGTGTTGGCCATGACGCGCTGCTCAAGGTGCTGTTCGGCTTCCTGGGCGTTACTGACCTGGAATTCGTCACCGCTCACGGCCTGGCCTATGGCGACGAGCCTCGTGTCGCCGCACTGACTGCCGCCCAGAAGCACATCGACGAAACGCTGTTCGCGTAA
- a CDS encoding LysR substrate-binding domain-containing protein, which produces MQDLNDLYYFAKVVECGGFAAAGRALGIPKSRLSRRIAELEIRLNASLLQRTTRKLALTAVGERYLQHCQAMLLEAEMADEAVASLSAEPRGRLRVSCPVGMTHWNLSNVVTEFLARYPQVQLELLLVNRRVDLVNEGIDVALRVRDIGDEDPNLIVRQLVPAFAALVASPSLIAGMDIRTPDDLSALPVLGAIEADRKVHFLLIHEDGRRQEVVLDARLAVDDFNIRKAGALAGLGMTMLPMMNCKDALADGTLVRLLPDWSMSTGNLQAAYTQRRGALPAVRAWLDHVTEGFSQFASACP; this is translated from the coding sequence ATGCAAGATCTCAACGACCTTTATTACTTCGCCAAGGTGGTCGAATGCGGCGGTTTCGCGGCGGCCGGGCGTGCGCTGGGCATTCCCAAGTCGCGCTTGTCACGGCGGATTGCCGAGTTGGAAATCCGCCTCAACGCCAGCCTGCTGCAGCGCACCACCCGCAAACTGGCGCTCACGGCGGTGGGCGAACGTTACCTGCAACACTGCCAGGCGATGCTGCTGGAGGCTGAAATGGCCGATGAGGCGGTGGCGTCGCTGTCGGCCGAACCGAGGGGGCGCCTGCGGGTGTCCTGCCCGGTCGGCATGACCCACTGGAACCTGAGCAACGTGGTCACGGAGTTTTTGGCGCGCTACCCCCAGGTCCAGCTGGAGCTGCTGCTGGTGAACCGTCGGGTCGATCTGGTCAATGAAGGCATCGACGTCGCCCTGCGCGTGCGCGACATCGGTGATGAAGACCCGAACCTCATTGTCCGCCAATTGGTGCCGGCGTTCGCAGCGCTGGTCGCTTCTCCTTCGCTGATCGCTGGAATGGACATCCGCACCCCAGACGACTTGAGCGCCCTGCCTGTGCTGGGCGCCATCGAAGCCGACCGCAAGGTGCACTTCCTGCTGATTCACGAAGACGGCCGTCGCCAGGAAGTGGTGCTCGACGCGCGACTGGCCGTGGACGATTTCAACATCCGCAAGGCGGGCGCACTGGCGGGGCTGGGCATGACCATGCTGCCGATGATGAATTGCAAGGACGCCCTGGCCGACGGAACGCTGGTGCGATTGCTGCCGGACTGGTCCATGTCCACCGGCAACCTGCAGGCGGCCTACACCCAGCGACGGGGCGCGTTGCCCGCCGTGCGCGCATGGCTCGACCACGTGACAGAGGGCTTCAGCCAGTTCGCCTCGGCGTGCCCATGA
- a CDS encoding cysteine hydrolase family protein, which produces MSHTALIVVDIQNDYFPGGKWPLAGADAAVDNAARVVQASRDAGHPVIFVRHEFTSPDAPFFVPGSEGAQLHPKAANQGRESVVLKHFPNAFRETGLKALLDEQGIKNLVVIGSMSHMCIDATVRAAADLGYKVNVIHDACATRDLEFNGTTVPAAQVHAAFMSALGFAYAEVISTEAFLG; this is translated from the coding sequence ATGTCCCACACCGCACTCATCGTCGTCGACATCCAGAACGATTATTTCCCTGGCGGCAAATGGCCGTTGGCCGGGGCCGACGCCGCCGTCGACAACGCCGCCCGTGTCGTTCAGGCGAGCCGTGATGCAGGCCACCCGGTGATCTTCGTGCGCCACGAATTCACAAGCCCCGACGCCCCGTTTTTCGTGCCGGGCTCGGAGGGGGCGCAGTTGCACCCCAAAGCGGCGAATCAGGGACGGGAGTCAGTGGTGCTCAAGCATTTTCCCAACGCCTTTCGCGAGACCGGCCTGAAGGCGCTGCTGGACGAACAGGGCATCAAGAATCTGGTGGTGATCGGCTCGATGAGCCACATGTGCATCGACGCCACGGTTCGTGCAGCAGCGGACCTGGGTTACAAGGTCAACGTCATCCATGACGCCTGCGCGACCCGCGACCTGGAATTCAACGGCACGACCGTCCCTGCCGCACAGGTGCATGCAGCGTTCATGTCGGCGTTGGGGTTTGCCTATGCAGAGGTCATTTCGACTGAGGCGTTTCTAGGCTGA
- a CDS encoding 2-hydroxyacid dehydrogenase, which produces MSDKKADVLVWGPVHAALTQNLERDFTVHNRWEIKDIDAWAAEHGAKIRGVVTSGVYGTDNALLDKLPNLQVVNSFGVGYDPIDTAYLAKRGIPLSNTPDVLNNAVAETALALMLAVSRRIGEAERFVRAGKWLNAKLPLGNSLNGKTCGIVGLGKIGKTIAKRAAAFDMDIAYYRRGQAYPDVSYTHYGNLIELAKASDYLILIVPGGVDTQHMVNAEVLKALGPKSFLINVARGSVVDEKALVASLLESGIAGAGLDVFEDEPNVPAELLTLDNVVLTPHIGSGTHETRQAMADLVFANVSGFFDEGKLVTPVSV; this is translated from the coding sequence ATGAGCGACAAGAAAGCCGATGTGCTGGTCTGGGGTCCGGTGCATGCCGCACTGACGCAAAACCTGGAACGTGACTTCACCGTGCACAACCGCTGGGAGATCAAGGACATCGACGCCTGGGCCGCCGAACATGGCGCCAAGATTCGCGGCGTGGTCACCAGCGGCGTCTACGGCACCGACAACGCTTTGCTCGACAAGCTGCCAAACCTGCAAGTGGTCAACAGCTTCGGCGTGGGTTACGACCCCATCGACACCGCCTACCTGGCCAAACGCGGCATCCCACTGAGTAATACCCCCGATGTTCTGAACAATGCCGTGGCCGAAACCGCCTTGGCCCTGATGCTGGCCGTGTCCCGTCGTATCGGTGAAGCCGAGCGCTTCGTGCGGGCCGGCAAATGGCTAAACGCCAAACTGCCGCTGGGCAACAGCCTCAATGGCAAGACCTGCGGCATTGTCGGCCTCGGCAAGATCGGTAAGACGATTGCCAAACGCGCCGCTGCGTTCGACATGGACATCGCCTATTACCGTCGTGGTCAGGCCTATCCGGATGTTTCCTACACCCACTACGGCAATCTCATCGAGCTGGCCAAGGCGTCGGATTATCTGATCCTGATTGTGCCGGGCGGGGTCGACACGCAGCACATGGTCAACGCCGAAGTCTTGAAAGCCCTGGGGCCGAAATCCTTCCTGATCAACGTGGCCCGTGGTTCTGTGGTCGATGAGAAGGCGCTGGTCGCGTCGTTGCTGGAGTCGGGCATCGCGGGTGCAGGTCTCGACGTGTTCGAAGATGAACCGAACGTACCGGCCGAACTGCTGACCCTCGACAACGTGGTCCTGACGCCGCACATCGGCAGCGGCACACACGAAACCCGTCAAGCTATGGCCGATCTGGTGTTCGCCAACGTCAGCGGTTTCTTCGACGAAGGTAAGCTGGTGACCCCGGTTTCCGTGTAA